From Budorcas taxicolor isolate Tak-1 chromosome 19, Takin1.1, whole genome shotgun sequence, the proteins below share one genomic window:
- the TLCD3A gene encoding TLC domain-containing protein 3A, producing the protein MLLPLAWGSLFFPGLFGVCTWGLRRARPAWTHHDCVMVSTRLVSSVQAVLATGSGIIVIRSCSDVITDRHWLAREYVWFLIPYMIYDTYAMYLCEWYRAGDQSSRHSLTIFRNFLSKNRLMITHHVFILLVLVPIAQKLRGELGDFFVGCIFTAELSTPFVSLGRILIQLKQQHTLLYKVNGILTLTTFFLCRILLFPFMYWSYGRQQGLSLLRVPFHIPFHCNVANAFLIAPQIYWFSLLCKKAARLFDVPPAKKDS; encoded by the exons ATGCTGCTGCCGCTGGCCTGGGGCTCGCTCTTCTTCCCGGGGCTCTTCGGGGTCTGCACCTGGGGGCTGCGGCGCGCGCGGCCCGCCTGGACCCACCACGACTGCGTGATGGTCAGCACCAG GCTGGTTTCTTCAGTGCAGGCTGTGTTGGCCACCGGGTCTGGGATCATCGTCATCCGCTCCTGCAGCGACGTGATCACCGACAG GCACTGGCTTGCCCGAGAGTATGTCTGGTTTTTGATTCCCTACATGATCTATGACACCTACGCCATGTACCTCTGTGAATGGTATCGAGCCGGGGACCAGAGCAGCAGACATTCCCTCACCATTTTTCGAAACTTCCTAAGCAAAAACCGCCTCATGATCACACACCATGTGTTCATTCTGCTTGTCCTTGTGCCCATTGCCCAG AAGCTCAGGGGAGAGCTTGGAGACTTCTTTGTTGGCTGCATCTTCACAGCAGAACTGAGCACTCCATTTGTATCGCTGGGCAGAATTCTGATCCAG CTAAAGCAGCAGCACACGCTGCTGTACAAGGTGAACGGAATCCTCACGCTGACCACTTTCTTCTTGTGTCGGatcctcctcttccctttcatGTACTGGTCCTACGGCCGGCAGCAGGGACTGAGCCTGCTCCGAGTGCCCTTCCACATTCCTTTCCACTGCAATGTGGCCAATGCCTTCCTCATCGCGCCACAGATCTACTGGTTCTCTCTGCTGTGCAAAAAGGCAGCCCGGCTCTTTGATGTTCCTCCAGCCAAAAAGGACAGTTGA